The sequence below is a genomic window from Lelliottia sp. JS-SCA-14.
TATGCCGCTGGTTGAAGTGATTCGCGGGGAAAAAACCTCCGATCAAACCATCGCCAAAGTGGTGGCGTGGGCCAGCAAAATGGGCAAAACCCCGATTGTGGTCAACGACTGCCCGGGCTTCTTCGTCAACCGCGTGCTGTTCCCGTACTTCGCCGGATTCAGCCAGCTGCTGCGCGACGGCGCGGACTTCCGCAAAGTCGACAAAGTGATGGAAAAAGTGTTCGGCTGGCCGATGGGCCCGGCTTACCTGCTGGACGTGGTCGGCATCGACACCGCGCACCACGCGCAGGCCGTCATGGCCGCTGGTTTCCCACAGCGTATGCAGAAAGATTATCGTGACGCCATCGACGCGCTGTTCGACGCCAGTCGCTTTGGGCAGAAAAACGGTCTGGGTTTCTGGCGCTATAAAGAAGACAGCAAAGGCAAGCCGAAGAAAGAGGACGATGCCGCCGTTGAAGATCTGCTGGCAGGCGTAAGCCAGGCCAAACGTGACTTCAGCGACGAAGAGATCATCGCCCGCATGATGATCCCGATGGTCAACGAAGTGGTGCGTTGTCTGGAAGAAGGCATTATCGCAAGCCCGGCCGAAGCGGATATGGCGCTGGTCTACGGCCTCGGTTTCCCTCCGTTCCACGGCGGCGCGTTCCGCTGGCTGGATACGCTCGGCAGCGCGAAGTATCTCGACATGGCGCAGCAATACCAGCATCTCGGGGCGTTGTATGAAGTGCCGGAAGGCCTGCGCGCTAAAGCGCGTCATAACGAACCGTACTATCCCCCAGTTGCGCCTGCCCGTCCGGTCGGCGAGCTGAAAACGGCTTAAGGAGTCACAATGGAACAGGTTGTCATTGTCGATGCAATTCGCACCCCGATGGGCCGTTCAAAGGGCGGCGCATTCCGGAATGTGCGCGCGGAAGATCTCTCCGCGCACCTGATGCGTAGCCTGCTGGCGCGTAACCCCGCGCTGGAAGCGGCGGCGCTGGACGATATTTACTGGGGCTGTGTGCAGCAAACCCTTGAGCAGGGCTTTAATATCGCCCGTAACGCCTCGCTGCTGGCTGAAATCCCACACTCCGTTCCGGCAGTTACCGTTAACCGCCTGTGCGGTTCGTCGATGCAGGCGCTGCACGATGCGGCCCGCATGATCATGACCGGCGATGCGCAAGTCTGTATGGTCGGTGGCGTGGAACACATGGGCCATGTGCCGATGAGCCACGGCGTCGATTTCCACCCCGGTATGAGCCGCAACGTGGCGAAAGCCGCCGGTATGATGGGGCTGACCGCCGAAATGCTCTCCCGCATGCACGGCATCAGCCGCGAAATGCAGGACGCCTTTGCCGCGCGATCTCACGCTCGCGCCTGGGCTGCGACGCAATCCGGTGCGTTTAAAAATGAGATCCTCCCGACCGGCGGCCACGACGCAGACGGCGTGCTGAAACAGTTTTTCTACGACGAAGTGATTCGCCCGGAAACCACCGTCGAAGCGCTGTCCACTCTGCGCCCGGCGTTTGACCCGGTGACCGGCACGGTGACGGCAGGTACTTCGTCTGCCCTTTCCGACGGTGCGGCGGCGATGCTGGTGATGAGCGAAAGCCGCGCCCGTGAGTTAGGCCTGAAGCCGCGCGCTCGCGTGCGTTCGATGGCAGTCGTCGGATGCGATCCGTCAATCATGGGTTATGGCCCGGTTCCGGCTTCAAAACTGGCGCTGAAAAAAGCCGGTCTGACGGCCAGCGACATCGACCTGTTTGAGATGAATGAAGCGTTCGCCGCGCAGATCCTGCCGTGCATTAAGGATCTGGGGCTGATGGAGCAGATCGACGAGAAGATCAACCTCAACGGCGGCGCGATCGCCTTGGGTCACCCGCTGGGTTGTTCCGGTGCGCGTATCAGCACCACGCTGATTAACCTGATGGAACGCAAAGACGCCCAGTTTGGTCTGGCGACGATGTGCATCGGGTTGGGTCAGGGGATCGCGACGGTGTTTGAGCGAGTGTGAGCAAAATAACCCAGGACCGATAAGCGAAGCGCCATCGGGCAACAAGCCGGGGGCGCTGCGCTTGCCCGGCCTACAACAGAATGAGTGATTTAGTTGCCGTTTTTCCCGCCTGTCAGGGGCGGGTTTTTTATTTAGATAAACGCAAACGCATCGCCGAACAGGCGGTCTTCACGCGCATCGCGCTCATGGCAGAACAGGTCGCGGGCAATCTTCGCCATTTCAAAACGACCGGCAATATAGATATCGTGCCCGGCCAGCGTACCGTGATCCTGCAACACCGCCGTCAGCACCGTACCTGAACGCCCACGCCATCCCTCTTCTGGCTGCTCAACCACCGGCTCAACGCGCAGGTTCGGGTGAGTCACGCTCAGCGCTTCCAGCTCGGACAGATCGTAGAGATGCTTCTCTTCACGACCACCCCAGTAGATGGTGATATCGCGGTTCGGGTTTTGCGAAAGCGCGGTCAGCAGAATAGAGCGCACGTAGGAGAAGCCCGTGCCACCGGCAATCAGGATCAGCGGACGGTCTTCGTCTTCGCGCAGCCAGGCTTCACCGTGCGGAATATCCACGTCGATTTCACGCTCTTTCAGAATGCGGTCCATCACCGCCATGGCATACAAATTAAGCTCTGACGCACCGATATGCAGCTCAATAAATTCCTGCTCTGCTGGCGTAGACGCCATAGAGAAAGGGCGCTTATCACGCTCGTCCATCACTACCATCAAATACTGGCCCGCGCGGAATGAAAACGCCGCCTCCGGAACCAAACGGACGCGATATACGGTGTCGGTGATAGCATCTACCGAGGTCACTTTACAGCTTAAGGTTGTCATTCGCTCTCTCTGTCGGGAAGTCTATAGGGCTTAACGGTCAGTCTCTGGCTTACCGTCATTCAATATGGCCAACTCGTCCCATATCGCGTCAATTCGCGCGGTCACTTCAGGATCTTTTTTAATCGGGCGACCCCATTCACGCTCGGTTTCGCCGGGCCATTTATTGGTGGCATCCAGTCCCATTTTTGAACCAAGCCCAGAAACCGGCGAGGCAAAATCCAGATAATCAATCGGTGTGTTTTCCACTAACACCGTGTCGCGCGCCGGGTCCATCCGCGTAGTGATGGCCCAGATAACGTCATTCCAGTCGCGGGCATTGACGTCGTCATCGCAGACAATAACAAATTTGGTATACATAAACTGGCGCAGGAATGACCACACGCCCATCATCACGCGCTTGGCGTGACCTGCGTACTGTTTCTTGATCGTCACCACCGCCAGGCGATAAGAGCACCCTTCCGGCGGCAGGTAGAAATCGACAATTTCCGGGAACTGCTTCTGCAGAATCGGGACGAACACTTCGTTCAACGCGACGCCCAACACCGCAGGCTCATCCGGCGGACGGCCGGTATAAGTCGAGTGATAAATCGCATCGTCGCGCTGGGTAATGTGCGTCACGGTAAACACCGGGAAACTATCCACTTCATTGTAGTATCCCGTGTGGTCGCCATACGGCCCTTCCGGTGCCAGTTCGCCCTGTTCGATGTAACCTTCGAGCACGATCTCCGCGCTGGCTGGCACTTCCAGGTCGTTGGATACACACTTCACCACTTCGGTTTTGGTGCCGCGCAGCAGGCCCGCGAAAGCGTATTCCGAAAGGGTATCAGGAACCGGCGTCACCGCGCCGAGAATGGTCGCCGGATCGGCACCGAGCGCCACCGAAACCGGGAAGCGCTCGCCCGGATGCGCCGCGCACCACTCCTGGAAATCAAGCGCACCGCCGCGATGCGACAGCCAGCGCATAATCAATTTGTTTTTACCAATCAGCTGCTGGCGATAGATACCGAGATTCTGGCGCTCTTTGTGCGGGCCACGGGTGACGGTCAGACCCCAGGTGATCAGCGGCGCGGCGTCTTCTGGCCAGCACTGCATAATCGGGATTTGCGTCAGATCGACGGCGTCACCTTCGAGGATTTTCTGCTGGCACGGCGCACCGCGCAGGCGTTTGGTTGGCATGTTCAACACCTGCTTAAACTGCGGCAGTTTGTCGAACAGATCGCGGAAGCCTTTTGGCGGCTCAGGCTCTTTCAGGAACGCCAGCAGTTTACCGACTTCACGTAAGGCACTGACATCCTCCTGACCCATCCCCATCGCCACACGCTTAGGCGTGCCGAAGAGGTTGCAGAGCACCGGCATGGAATAGCCTTTTGGATTTTCAAACAGCAGCGCGGGGCCACCGGCACGCAGGGTGCGGTCGGCGATTTCTGTCATTTCCAGATAAGGATCAACAGGGAGCGTAATGCGTTTAAGTTCGCCCTGCTTTTCCAGCAGCGCCAGGAAGTCGCGTAGATCGTGGTATTTCATGCAGTTAGTCATGGCCTCTCGGTAAGCGCTTCATTATACGGCGTTCGTCATCATGACGCTGTAATTTTGTTAAATAAGCGTGAAGTTCTGCCTCAACTTCCCCTTTCGGCCATTATAATCACCTTAGCGATCCCGTCGGGGTTTTGATATGCTTGCGCCGCGAACAAAGGGAAAGAGTGATTATGCAAGCCTGGTATTTACTGTATTGCAAGCGTGGGCAGATTCAGCGCGCGCAAGAACATCTGGAGCGTCAGGCAGTCAATTGTCTGATGCCCGTCATTACGCTTGAAAAAATGCTGCGCGGCAAGCGGACGATGGTCAGTGAACCCCTGTTCCCCAACTACCTTTTCGTTGAGTTCGACCCGGAAGTGATTCACACCACCACCATCAACGCCACGCGCGGCGTGAGCCACTTCGTGCGTTTTGGCTCGAACCCGGCGACCGTGCCTTCGAAGGTGATCCATCAGCTATCCGTCTACCAGCAGCCGGAAGATATTACCGATCCTGAAACCCCCTACCCGGGCGATAACGTGGTGATCACCGAGGGCGCGTTCGAAGGATTTCAGGCGATCTTCGCGGAGCCAGACGGCGAAGCGCGTTCCATGCTGCTGCTGAACTTCCTCAACAAGCAGGTGCGTCAGAGCGTCAAAAACACCGAGTTCCGCAAAGTTTAAAACGCGACGCCGAACAGACGGCGTACGTTGTCATCCGTTTGCGCGTCCAGCCATTGCACCTCTTCGCCCCGCCAGTGCGCAATCCGCTCCAGGATATGCCCGAGATAAGCCGGTTCGTTGCGTCGCGACGCAGGTTTGGGGCGCATATCGCGCGGCAGAAGATACGGCGCATCCGTTTCGACTAACAGCCGATCGGCCGGAATGACCGGCAACAGCTCGCGCAGTTCCAGCCCGCGACGCTCGTCGCACACCCAGCCGGTAATGCCCAGATACAGCCCGCGATTCAGGCAATCCATCGCCTCCTGACGGGAGCCGGTAAAGCAGTGCAGTACCGCGCCTGGGAGTTTATCCAGCCAGGGTTCCAGCAGC
It includes:
- the rfaH gene encoding transcription/translation regulatory transformer protein RfaH, with product MQAWYLLYCKRGQIQRAQEHLERQAVNCLMPVITLEKMLRGKRTMVSEPLFPNYLFVEFDPEVIHTTTINATRGVSHFVRFGSNPATVPSKVIHQLSVYQQPEDITDPETPYPGDNVVITEGAFEGFQAIFAEPDGEARSMLLLNFLNKQVRQSVKNTEFRKV
- the fadA gene encoding acetyl-CoA C-acyltransferase FadA, which produces MEQVVIVDAIRTPMGRSKGGAFRNVRAEDLSAHLMRSLLARNPALEAAALDDIYWGCVQQTLEQGFNIARNASLLAEIPHSVPAVTVNRLCGSSMQALHDAARMIMTGDAQVCMVGGVEHMGHVPMSHGVDFHPGMSRNVAKAAGMMGLTAEMLSRMHGISREMQDAFAARSHARAWAATQSGAFKNEILPTGGHDADGVLKQFFYDEVIRPETTVEALSTLRPAFDPVTGTVTAGTSSALSDGAAAMLVMSESRARELGLKPRARVRSMAVVGCDPSIMGYGPVPASKLALKKAGLTASDIDLFEMNEAFAAQILPCIKDLGLMEQIDEKINLNGGAIALGHPLGCSGARISTTLINLMERKDAQFGLATMCIGLGQGIATVFERV
- the ubiD gene encoding 4-hydroxy-3-polyprenylbenzoate decarboxylase, translated to MTNCMKYHDLRDFLALLEKQGELKRITLPVDPYLEMTEIADRTLRAGGPALLFENPKGYSMPVLCNLFGTPKRVAMGMGQEDVSALREVGKLLAFLKEPEPPKGFRDLFDKLPQFKQVLNMPTKRLRGAPCQQKILEGDAVDLTQIPIMQCWPEDAAPLITWGLTVTRGPHKERQNLGIYRQQLIGKNKLIMRWLSHRGGALDFQEWCAAHPGERFPVSVALGADPATILGAVTPVPDTLSEYAFAGLLRGTKTEVVKCVSNDLEVPASAEIVLEGYIEQGELAPEGPYGDHTGYYNEVDSFPVFTVTHITQRDDAIYHSTYTGRPPDEPAVLGVALNEVFVPILQKQFPEIVDFYLPPEGCSYRLAVVTIKKQYAGHAKRVMMGVWSFLRQFMYTKFVIVCDDDVNARDWNDVIWAITTRMDPARDTVLVENTPIDYLDFASPVSGLGSKMGLDATNKWPGETEREWGRPIKKDPEVTARIDAIWDELAILNDGKPETDR
- the fre gene encoding NAD(P)H-flavin reductase, which encodes MTTLSCKVTSVDAITDTVYRVRLVPEAAFSFRAGQYLMVVMDERDKRPFSMASTPAEQEFIELHIGASELNLYAMAVMDRILKEREIDVDIPHGEAWLREDEDRPLILIAGGTGFSYVRSILLTALSQNPNRDITIYWGGREEKHLYDLSELEALSVTHPNLRVEPVVEQPEEGWRGRSGTVLTAVLQDHGTLAGHDIYIAGRFEMAKIARDLFCHERDAREDRLFGDAFAFI